DNA sequence from the Oxalobacteraceae sp. CFBP 8761 genome:
CAATTTGCATCACCGAAGGCATTCCAGTCCGTGACATGATGGAAATCAAGGACCGTATGGCTAAAGCAGGTTCCAAGACCCTGCTGCTGGGCCCTAACTGCCCAGGCCTGATTACCCCTGACGAAATCAAGATCGGCATCATGCCAGGTCACATCCACCGCAAGGGCCGCATCGGCGTCGTCTCGCGTTCGGGTACCCTGACGTATGAAGCAGTTGCACAGCTGACCGCACTGGGCCTGGGCCAGTCGTCGGCAGTCGGCATCGGTGGTGACCCGATCAACGGTCTGAAGCACATCGACGTCATGCAGATGTTCAACGACGATCCTGATACCGACGCGGTCATCATGATCGGCGAAATCGGTGGTCCTGACGAAGCCAACGCGGCTTACTGGATCAAGGACAACATGAAGAAGCCAGTCGTCGGCTTCATCGCTGGCGTCACCGCGCCACCAGGCAAGCGCATGGGCCACGCCGGCGCGCTGATCTCGGGCGGTGCGGATACCGCGCAAGCCAAGCTGGAAATCATGGAAGCCTGCGGCATCACCGTCACCAAGAACCCGTCGGAAATGGCGCGTCTGCTGAAGGCAATGCTGTAATTCTGACGATCTAGTGATCGAAAGCTAAAACGGGGAGCGCGAGCTCCCCGTTTTCCATTTGGTGCGCCACTTTTTGTTGATACGCGTCGCGTGTGACAAAAATTGCTGTAGGGTACTGACAAATTTTGTCATCCGAGGTGCCGTTTTTTGTGCTGGAACAGGATTTTGTTGGTTTGTTGTTCATAAAATCGACCGTTTTACGCCATTTTTGGGCTGGCACAGCGCTTGCATATAAGAAAGCGTAGCAGTGAGCAGCACAAGATACGTAGGTCCACTTTTTTGAAATACCCACCTGGAGATTTAAAATGAACTTCAAGCAAATGCCAAGCAAAAAAGCCGAAGGCGGCTTTACCCTGATCGAACTGATGATTGTCGTGGCAATTATCGGTATTCTGGCTGCTGTTGCAATTCCACAGTACAGCAACTACACCATCAAAGCAAAAATCGCTTCGGTGCTCTCTTCGGTTTCGGCTGTCAAGACCGCAGTCGGCGTATGCGCGCAAGAAAACGGCGGTGTTCTGGACAACTGCAATAGCGACGAAAATGGCATCCCAGCGACCTTCACGACCAAGGAAATCGCTAGTGTAGAGACGACTGCCGGACAGATCGTTGTGACTCTGGGTACCGGCATCGGTACCGGCGTCGATGGTGGTGTTATCACGATGGCGCCATCGACTGGCGCGAACGCAGCAAATCTCGTCTGGACGAATACCCCGACCGATTTCGACAATGACGTTGCTGAAGAAGCCATCACGAAAAATAATCCAGTAGCAGCATCCACCACCACCCCGACTCCTAACCCGTAATTCCCGGTAGAGCATCAAAAAGCCCGCTTCCCAGCGGGCTTTTTTTATTGCAGCTTTACTTCGCTGGCTGCGCCTTCAAGAACCGATCCAACCACCCATTCACGGTGTGATGCCACTGCACCGAATTGGCCGGCTTGAGCACCCAGTGATTCTCATCCGGGAACACCAGCAGCTTGCTCTCGACCCCCTGACGCTGCAGCGCCGTGAACGTCCCCAGTGCCTGCGCCGTCGGAATCCGGAAGTCCAGATCACCCTGGATCACTAGCATCGGCGTCTTCCACTTATTCACGTGATGAACCGGATTGAAGCGCTCATGGTTCTCCGGCACCTTGTAGTACGGCCCGCCGTTTTCCCAATCCGTGAACCACTGCTCCTCGGTCGAGTACGCCATGCCGCGTGTGTCGAACACGCCGTCGTGATTGACGATGCACTTGAACTCATCCGACCAGTTACCGGCGATCCAGTTCATCATGTAGCCGCCGTACGACGCGCCCAGTGCGCAGTCGCGTGAGCGGTCCAGCCATGGGAACTTCTTCACCGCGGCGTCGTAGCCTTTTTGCAGGTCGACCAGTGGCTTGCCGCCCCAGTCGTTGCTGATCGAGTCGGTGAACTTCTGGCCGTAGCCGGTCGAACCGTGGAAGTCGATGAACACGGCCGCGTAACCTGCGCCGGCATAGGTCTGCGGATTCCAGCGGTAGCTCCAGCTGTTGCCGAAGCTGCCTTGCGGCCCGCCGTGGACGATGAACGCGACTGGATATTTCTGGCCCGGCTGCGCATTCCACGGCTTCATCACGTAACCGTAGACAGTGTCGCCATTGGCGCCGGCGAACGAGAACTGTTCGGCCTCGCCCCAGCGTACATCCTTCAACAGCTCGGTATTCAACGTGGTCAGCTGCTTTGGCTTTGCGCCCAGCTTCATCGAGAACAACTGCGCACCAGCGGACAGGTTCGCATGGGTATAGACCAGCGTATCGCGACGCAGATCGAACGCGCCCACGGCGCCCGTGTCGGTCAGCGGGGTGACCTTGCCGCCGGCCACGTCGATGGAGAAGAGGCGGTGCTGGCCGATGTCTTCTGCATCGACGATCAGCGCCTTGCCATCGGCGCGCCAGACCAGGCTGCCAGCCGAACGGTCCCAGTTGGCTGCAAGCGGGCGCTTGGTGCCGGTTGCCACATCCATCAGCATGATCTGGTAGCGGTCGGCCTCGAAGCCAGGGCGCGCCATCGCCAGGTAAGCCAGGGTGCGGCCATCGGGTGAGAACGTGCCCTTGGTGTCCCAGGCCGGATTGTCCGCTGTCAGGTTGCGCGGCGCGGTGCCGCCTGCCGCGGGCACGCTGTACAGGTCGAAGTTGGTCGACCAGGCTTCGGTCTTGCCGGCGATGCGGGCCGAGAACACGACCGTCTTGCCGTCCGGGCTGAAGCGGTATTCTTCGCGGTCACCGAACGGTTTGGAGGGCACGTCGCCGTCGAGCGAGCCCGAGAGGCTGACCGGCTCGCCGGTAATCGCGCCTGCTGCGCCGATCGGCGCCGAGAACAGCACTGCATTGCGGTGGTCGTTCCAGGTATCCCAGTGGCGCGCGAACAGGCGGTCATACACCTTGCCGGTGGCCTTTTCTTTTTCTTTCGCGTCGAGCCGGGCCTTGGTGCAGGCCAGGTCGGCACAGTCGCGGAATACCGCCAGGCTGAACGCCAGGCGGTCGCCCGTGGGTGCGACGCGGAAGTTGTCGACGTCC
Encoded proteins:
- a CDS encoding S9 family peptidase, whose product is MKFRLMTVAAATLAATTAMAAPRGFTVEDLVNMERVGSPAVSPDATRVIYTVRSTDMEKNRGNTQLWMIDLRAAKPTPQRLTDHASSSADPEWSPSGDAVYFLSARSGSSQVWRQPVAGGAPVKVTDLPLDVDNFRVAPTGDRLAFSLAVFRDCADLACTKARLDAKEKEKATGKVYDRLFARHWDTWNDHRNAVLFSAPIGAAGAITGEPVSLSGSLDGDVPSKPFGDREEYRFSPDGKTVVFSARIAGKTEAWSTNFDLYSVPAAGGTAPRNLTADNPAWDTKGTFSPDGRTLAYLAMARPGFEADRYQIMLMDVATGTKRPLAANWDRSAGSLVWRADGKALIVDAEDIGQHRLFSIDVAGGKVTPLTDTGAVGAFDLRRDTLVYTHANLSAGAQLFSMKLGAKPKQLTTLNTELLKDVRWGEAEQFSFAGANGDTVYGYVMKPWNAQPGQKYPVAFIVHGGPQGSFGNSWSYRWNPQTYAGAGYAAVFIDFHGSTGYGQKFTDSISNDWGGKPLVDLQKGYDAAVKKFPWLDRSRDCALGASYGGYMMNWIAGNWSDEFKCIVNHDGVFDTRGMAYSTEEQWFTDWENGGPYYKVPENHERFNPVHHVNKWKTPMLVIQGDLDFRIPTAQALGTFTALQRQGVESKLLVFPDENHWVLKPANSVQWHHTVNGWLDRFLKAQPAK
- a CDS encoding pilin, producing MNFKQMPSKKAEGGFTLIELMIVVAIIGILAAVAIPQYSNYTIKAKIASVLSSVSAVKTAVGVCAQENGGVLDNCNSDENGIPATFTTKEIASVETTAGQIVVTLGTGIGTGVDGGVITMAPSTGANAANLVWTNTPTDFDNDVAEEAITKNNPVAASTTTPTPNP
- the sucD gene encoding succinate--CoA ligase subunit alpha, with translation MSILINKDTKVVTQGITGKTGQFHTRMCREYANGKEAFVAGVNPKKAGEDFEGIPIFATVAEAKKETGANVSVIYVPPAGAAAAIWEAVEAELDLAICITEGIPVRDMMEIKDRMAKAGSKTLLLGPNCPGLITPDEIKIGIMPGHIHRKGRIGVVSRSGTLTYEAVAQLTALGLGQSSAVGIGGDPINGLKHIDVMQMFNDDPDTDAVIMIGEIGGPDEANAAYWIKDNMKKPVVGFIAGVTAPPGKRMGHAGALISGGADTAQAKLEIMEACGITVTKNPSEMARLLKAML